One window from the genome of Yarrowia lipolytica chromosome 1B, complete sequence encodes:
- a CDS encoding uncharacterized protein (Compare to YALI0B04422g, similar to uniprot|P40533 Saccharomyces cerevisiae YIL039W Hypothetical 54.9 kDa protein in CBR5-NOT3 intergenic region, similar to Saccharomyces cerevisiae YIL039W; ancestral locus Anc_7.216): MLDFTSRSRFHLFLDTHNNAMISLHLHLLRWPAYVTLLAALLLNLYIYNYPYLQNRTECIWRDDRGWNLDKSHEEVHLLAFGDPQIRGASNTSNWRTRLDIFGNDHFLGHIYRVMAKRTKPNQVSVLGDLLSSQWITDDEFERRADRYFGRIFDESLVKNNDGYVMWYNIAGNHDIGYGGEMTRERIDRFENRFGRVNYYVPRKGYRVVVLNNLALDGPVYEQQFQNDCWMFVDMVRQAREQEPDVSTILMTHVPLYKPAGICADGPMFKYYDNEYKWLRSQNHLSEDATNRLLDGIFGREDPRGVILAGHDHEGCVSSYSFDPGHGNWTVEGGRGNAVSEYTVRSMMGEFGGNTGLLTGSWNDTEGKYDFDYSLCPFVVQHLWWATKVVTIIATIVALPVAVSIHYS, translated from the coding sequence ATGTTGGATTTCACGTCGCGATCTCGATTCCACCTGTTCCTCGACACCCACAATAATGCCATGATCTccctccatcttcatcttcttcgcTGGCCCGCCTACGTGACACTGCTTGCAgcgctgctgctcaacctGTACATCTACAATTACCCCTATCTCCAGAACCGGACAGAGTGCATTTGGAGAGATGACCGTGGATGGAACCTCGACAAGAGCCACGAGGAGGTGCATTTGCTGGCCTTTGGCGACCCGCAGATCCGCGGAGCATCCAACACGTCCAACTGGCGGACGCGCCTCGACATCTTTGGCAACGACCACTTTCTGGGCCATATCTACCGAGTCATGGCCAAGCGCACCAAACCCAACCAAGTGTCGGTGCTCGGTGATCTCTTGTCTTCTCAGTGGATCACGGACGACGAATTCGAGCGACGGGCAGATCGGTACTTTGGGCGCATCTTTGACGAGTCTCTGGTCAAAAATAATGACGGGTACGTCATGTGGTACAATATTGCTGGAAACCACGATATTGGATATGGAGGAGAAATGACGCGTGAACGGATCGACCGATTCGAAAACCGATTTGGCAGAGTCAACTATTATGTGCCCAGAAAAGGGTATCGTGTCGTGGTGCTCAATAATCTGGCTCTAGACGGTCCCGTTTACGAACAGCAGTTCCAAAACGATTGCTGGATGTTTGTGGATATGGTGAGACAGGCTCGAGAACAGGAGCCCGACGTGTCGACCATTCTCATGACCCACGTGCCTCTTTACAAGCCGGCAGGCATTTGTGCCGACGGACCCATGTTTAAGTACTATGATaacgagtacaagtggcTGCGGTCTCAGAACCATCTTTCTGAGGATGCTACCAACCGACTTCTTGACGGTATCTTCGGCAGGGAAGATCCTCGAGGCGTTATCTTGGCTGGCCACGATCACGAGGGTTGTGTTTCCAGTTACAGCTTTGATCCTGGACACGGAAACTGGACAGTTGagggtggaagaggcaATGCCGTGTCAGAATATACCGTTCGAAGCATGATGGGCGAGTTTGGCGGCAACACAGGCCTGCTGACAGGCAGCTGGAACGATACAGAGGGCAAGTACGACTTTGACTACTCTCTGTGTCCCTTTGTCGTCCAGCATCTATGGTGGGCCACCAAGGTAGTGACCATTATTGCAACTATTGTTGCCTTACCAGTGGCTGTTTCGATCCACTACAGTTAG
- a CDS encoding uncharacterized protein (Compare to YALI0B04444g, similar to uniprot|P38264 Saccharomyces cerevisiae YBR106W Inorganic phosphate transporter PHO88, similar to Saccharomyces cerevisiae PHO88 (YBR106W); ancestral locus Anc_3.355), giving the protein MVNPAISNLVIMLVMMQVSKKVPFEDPQVLMGIRILYVVAQLLVLGLYLYTRSIITKKNDLTTLKYVEPANAFGGQEEPKLVTTTIKEYDIKQVNSAIRGVFTGIAMMGFMHIYMKYTNPLLLQSIMPIKSAIEQNIVQIHVFGKPAIGDLKRPFKAASMFGGAGMGGGDIKTDKKTISAAETAGAGGVKEE; this is encoded by the exons ATGGTCAACCCTGCTATTTCCAACCTCGTCATCATGCTTGTCATGATGCAGGTGTCCAAGAAGGTGCCCTTTGAGGACCCCCAGGTGCTGATGGGCATCCGAATTCTCTACGTGGTGGCCCAGTTGCTGGTCCTGGGCCTGTACCTTTACACCCGGTCCATCATTACCAAGAAGaatg ATCTCACCACCCTCAAATACGTCGAGCCTGCCAACGCTTTCGGCGgccaggaggagcccaagctcgtgaccaccaccatcaaggagTACGATATCAAGCAGGTTAACTCTGCCATCCGAGGTGTCTTCACCGGTATCGCCATGATGGGTTTCATGCACATCTACATGAAGTACACTAACCCTCTTCTGTTGCAGTCCATCATGCCCATCAAGTCCGCCATTGAGCAGAACATTGTCCAGATCCACGTCTTTGGCAAGCCCGCCATTGGCGATCTCAAGCGACCCTTCAAGGCCGCCTCCATGTTTGGTGGAGCCGGTATGGGCGGTGGCGACATCAAgaccgacaagaagaccattTCTGCCGCCGAGACTGCCGGTGCCGGAGGTGTTAAGGAGGAGTAA
- a CDS encoding uncharacterized protein (Compare to YALI0B04466g, weakly similar to DEHA0D10956g Debaryomyces hansenii IPF 1267.1, similar to Saccharomyces cerevisiae NSL1 (YPL233W); ancestral locus Anc_6.259) — protein MPPPEKLHLTAQDARYLRDEFSSAVDQKTSLHLPGNDPTDPLILRVKQLVSEFVTETMQLSRHALVVDGAEMGRVNSIDAHLRESTEHIEPFDMGLAEELRRVYAEVDETTVRLSEMRKNVPKVISELYKQAEVNCADIGQPTEEGVTLEAVLEELPPVEELNEEDRETLRQSLLEIKRLRGAVPETHTRLEELGKVKEVVGGL, from the coding sequence ATGCCACCCCCAGAAAAGCTCCATTTGACGGCCCAAGACGCGCGATATCTCCGAGACGAGTTTTCCTCGGCCGTGGACCAGAAAACGTCGCTGCATTTGCCCGGAAACGACCCCACCGACCCGCTCATCCTGCGCGTAAAACAACTTGTGTCGGAGTTCGTCACAGAAACCATGCAACTGTCGCGACACGCGTTGGTCGTGGACGGCGCGGAGATGGGACGGGTGAACTCCATCGACGCGCATCTGCGTGAGTCCACCGAGCACATTGAGCCGTTTGACATGGGTTTAGCTGAGGAGCTGAGACGGGTGTACGCCGAGGTTGACGAGACAACTGTGCGGTTGAGCGAGATGCGCAAGAATGTTCCCAAGGTCATTTCTGAACTATACAAACAGGCTGAAGTCAACTGCGCCGACATTGGCCAACCTACTGAGGAAGGAGTGACATTGGAAGCGGTGCTGGAGGAACTGCCTCCTGTCGAAGAGCTCAATGAGGAGGACAGAGAGACGCTGAGGCAGTCATTGCTGGAAATTAAGCGCCTGAGAGGAGCTGTTCCAGAAACCCATACGAGATTGGAGGAGCTCGGCAAGGTGAAGGAGGTTGTCGGAGGGCTTTGA
- a CDS encoding uncharacterized protein (Compare to YALI0B04488g, similar to Saccharomyces cerevisiae IQG1 (YPL242C); ancestral locus Anc_6.269, weakly similar to uniprot|Q12280 Saccharomyces cerevisiae YPL242c IQG1 involved in cytokinesis has similarity to mammalian IQGAP proteins), whose translation MVKKGVASRYLETLGGAEAPPQPLRPRSNARINSGTLRNQKILKSSSTSHFRNLANNDIENLRLPGVTVDQEDVIGLQGRVRLMKLEDEKHNWMDMQRKNLAAYEYLCYVGACKEWIEEVTQMTLPPVVQLEDYLRNGIALAKVTQAVAPHLVKRIYEGPGLQFRHSENINYFFALVSELGMPDLFTFELTDLYEKKNIPRVIYTIHAIAYALYVEGVAPPMSNLVGKLEFSDEELARTQRGLDNLGVRMPNFSSMNKELGMEEQTPEPEHVEPEESEEEIMVRELCEANDNIEELQSLCFGYLARREFNDTKRQLKEAEQSIIALQSLIRALGPRQTFVVQQGAVSRSSSDVTKVQALLRGYLSRKQFQKTLDRLSFAESQIVTLQSVARGNKVRAGVVRQTSSRDLGDVTTLQSIIRGSVVRRAILKTKAELGNCCDAISELQAISRGNSVREELDNIARALQSESHAITTLQSVIRGSQVRSSTISTSNHMLDMSSGVIELQSLIRGWMVRQEVGAKRAALRAISEDVCELQCAARGGLVRNVINEKMAVLNGQHGAVLTLQSAVRAGIVRNQLARFHERLDRASSSVTKLQTVIWGVLARFDYSLMIEEFLDEEPSIIMLQAACRAALVRTKHNDRMAHFHRNMDKVIKIQSYLRARTQGDAYKSLVSSPDPPLSTVKKFVHLLNDSDFDFEEEVTLEKQRKQVSDEVHKNEQLEQFIQNLDVKIALLVKNKITLDELIRTRNKGVAVPQIDNGDVFNLKALNKTSRHRLELYQGFFYLLQTRPTYLTRLFGRISSTPEKDMKNVETLTMNIFAHAQRRREEFFLLKLISRSAAAHISTLDASKNMVRDKHMWQRLFAALNRGAAPKKLLKSLLGPHVSTVVDQHMLDLESDPIAIYRSLINQEELASGRTSARDPNLPVDEAIQDPETRQTFIANLQRLRELTSEFLHTIESSVLQLPYHVRYVARECYRSVQKTFPHESEDRHLAVIGVVLVSLFVIPPIVAPDDYGVCESAIGPAQRRNLGEVAKMLAQIASLRLFSRENVYLQPLNDYIKQTQPRVRAMLKLVVDVCDPEQYYETSTTDDVTATKRPTLFLRTNDIFVIHNLICREIETVAPDAKDPLREVVTDMGALPSSATEVLNMARFTEVKLDLNPIFAKGDDSESAYNTMLVETKRYLLYVIRVQTGASLLDILLAPVNQSHEDKYRAILTEEAIERRKRESEEQMTKSTSSSQSSRSLHRLCNSPSEHQFSQMTYRDLKLLSLEKVIELETLGKISRANNYQEIVNSIAQDIKTKKNRRLARHAELDSIALTLQGLSEKEAYLQLQLKNYNDYIEQAMATLQTKKGKRKGLVLPFTKQYFHQRELQKSGKVPKFGSFVYSAQALMQKGILVELNGYQDKAQDKVMFTFSSDEVGVFTVEAAYGGIALPGATTTLTLDDLLSQQYNNQQLVNLFDDMVKMNTNLLLHFIFRKFYRDN comes from the exons ATGGTCAAAAAGGGAGTGGCAAGCCGCTACTTGGAGACGCTGGGGGGGGCCGAGGCGCCTCCACAACCGCTACGACCGCGGTCCAACGCCCGAATCAACTCGGGCACGCTGAGGAACCAAAAGATTCTAAAGTCGTCGTCGACCAGCCATTTCCGCAACCTCGCCAACAACGACATTGAAAACCTGCGTCTGCCGGGCGTGACGGTGGACCAGGAAGACGTGATTGGTCTGCAGGGCCGGGTACGGTTGatgaagctggaggacgagaaaCACAACTGGATGGACATGCAGCGAAAAAACCTGGCTGCCTATGAGTATTTGTGCTATGTGGGGGCGTGCAAAGA ATGGATTGAAGAAGTCACCCAGATGACTCTTCCTCCCGTTGTCCAACTCGAAGACTACCTTCGTAACGGTATTGCGCTCGCCAAAGTGACCCAGGCTGTCGCTCCACACCTTGTCAAACGAATCTACGAGGGACCCGGCCTTCAATTTCGACACTCGGAAAACATCAACTACTTTTTCGCCCTGGTTTCCGAGCTCGGCATGCCCGATCTCTTCACTTTCGAACTCACCGATCTCTACGAGAAAAAGAACATCCCTCGAGTCATCTACACAATTCACGCCATTGCCTACGCCCTCTACGTCGAGGGTGTGGCTCCTCCCATGAGCAACCTCGTGGGTAAGCTGGAGTTCTCAGACGAAGAGCTCGCCCGAACACAACGTGGCCTCGACAATCTCGGTGTCCGCATGCCCAATTTCTCGTCCATGAACAAGGAGCTCGGCATGGAGGAACAGACTCCCGAGCCGGAGCACGTGGAACCCGAGGAGAGCGAGGAGGAAATCATGGTCCGAGAATTGTGCGAGGCCAACGACAATATTGAGGAACTACAGTCTCTGTGCTTTGGTTACCTCGCCAGAAGGGAGTTCAACGATACCAAAAGacagctcaaggaggctgaaCAGTCCATTATTGCTCTCCAATCTCTGATCAGAGCTCTGGGACCCCGACAAACCTTTGTGGTTCAACAGGGAGCGGTCTCAAGATCTTCCTCCGACGTCACTAAGGTCCAGGCTCTTCTGAGAGGTTATTTGTCGAGAAAGCAGTTCCAAAAGACACTCGATCGACTCTCCTTTGCCGAGTCTCAGATTGTCACCCTTCAGTCTGTTGCTAGGGGCAACAAGGTGCGTGCAGGCGTCGTTCGACAGAcgtcgtcacgtgatttggGCGACGTGACCACTCTTCAATCTATCATTCGAGGTTCTGTTGTCAGAAGAGCTATTTTGAAGACCAAGGCTGAGTTGGGCAACTGTTGTGACGCTATTTCTGAGCTTCAGGCGATTTCCAGAGGAAATTCGGTTCGAGAGGAGCTTGACAACATCGCTCGAGCTCTACAATCCGAGTCCCATGCAATCACAACCCTCCAGAGCGTCATTAGAGGCTCTCAAGTCCGGTCTTCCACcatttccacctccaatCACATGCTGGACATGTCTTCTGGAGTGATTGAATTGCAGTCGTTGATCAGAGGATGGATGGTGAGACAGGAGGTCGGTGCCAAGAGGGCTGCTTTGAGAGCTATCTCTGAGGACGTTTGCGAGCTGCAGTGCGCTGCTCGAGGAGGATTGGTCCGAAACGTAATCAACGAGAAGATGGCTGTGTTGAACGGTCAACATGGAGCTGTTCTGACTCTCCAGAGCGCGGTACGTGCTGGAATTGTTCGAAACCAGCTTGCTCGGTTCCATGAGCGGCTGGATagagcttcttcttccgtCACCAAGCTGCAGACGGTCATTTGGGGTGTTCTTGCCCGTTTCGATTACTCTCTCATGATCGAAGAGTTCCTTGACGAGGAGCCCAGTATCATTATGCTGCAGGCCGCATGTCGAGCAGCACTTGTTCGAACCAAACACAATGATCGAATGGCTCATTTCCACCGAAACATGGACAAGGTGATCAAGATCCAGTCGTACTTGCGAGCCCGAACCCAGGGAGATGCCTACAAGTCGCTGgtttcttctccagaccctcCTCTGTCGACTGTCAAGAAGTTTGTGCATCTTCTAAACGACTCTGACTTTGAtttcgaggaggaagtgACTTTAGAGAAGCAGCGAAAGCAGGTGTCCGACGAGGTACATAAGaatgagcagctggagcagTTCATTCAGAACCTGGACGTTAAGATTGCACTGCTTGTGAAGAACAAGATCACCTTGGATGAGCTCATTCGAACTCGAAATAAGGGTGTTGCGGTTCCTCAGATTGACAATGGCGACGttttcaacctcaaggcaCTCAACAAAACCTCAAGGCACCGTCTTGAGCTCTACCAGGGTTTCTTTTACCTTCTTCAGACACGGCCAACTTACTTGACCCGGTTGTTTGGTCGAATCTCCTCCACTCCAGAAAAGGACATGAAGAACGTGGAGACGCTGACCATGAACATTTTTGCACATGCTCAGAGACGCCGAGAAGAGTTTTTTCTGTTGAAGCTGATTTCGCGATCGGCGGCAGCTCACATTTCCACGTTGGACGCGTCCAAGAACATGGTCCGAGACAAGCACATGTGGCAGCGTCTGTTTGCGGCACTCAAccgaggagctgctcccaagaagctgctcaagtcTCTTCTCGGCCCTCACGTAAGCACCGTTGTTGACCAGCACATGCTGGACCTCGAGAGCGACCCCATTGCCATCTACCGATCTTTGATCAACCAGGAGGAGCTAGCCAGTGGCCGAACTTctgcacgtgaccccaACCTACCTGTAGATGAGGCTATCCAGGACCCCGAGACTCGACAGACGTTCATTGCCAACCTGCAGCGTCTTCGAGAGCTCACCTCCGAGTTTTTGCATACCATCGAATCATCTGTTCTTCAACTGCCCTACCATGTGCGATACGTTGCCCGAGAGTGTTACCGATCTGTGCAGAAGACGTTCCCCCACGAGTCTGAGGATCGCCACCTGGCCGTGATTGGAGTCGTTCTTGTCTCTCTGTTTGTCATTCCTCCCATTGTTGCTCCTGACGACTATGGAGTGTGTGAGTCTGCCATTGGACCTGCTCAGCGACGAAACCTCGGCGAGGTGGCCAAGATGCTGGCCCAGATTGCGTCTCTTCGGCTTTTCTCACGGGAGAACGTCTACCTCCAGCCTCTCAACGATTACATCAAGCAGACCCAGCCTCGAGTTCGGGCCATGCTCAAacttgttgttgacgtCTGTGACCCGGAGCAGTACTATGAGACTTCCACGACTGACGATGTGACGGCCACCAAGCGTCCTACTTTGTTCCTGCGAACCAACGACATTTTTGTCATTCACAATCTCATCTGCAGAGAAATCGAGACCGTGGCTCCTGATGCCAAGGATCCTCTTCGAGAGGTGGTCACCGATATGGGAGCTCTGCCGTCTTCAGCTACCGAGGTGCTCAACATGGCTCGATTCACCGAAGTCAAGCTGGATCTGAACCCCATTTTCGCCAAGGGAGACGACTCTGAATCGGCCTACAATACCATGCTGGTCGAAACGAAACGGTACCTGTTGTACGTGATTCGAGTCCAGACCGGTGCCTCTCTTCTGGATATTCTGCTGGCTCCTGTCAACCAGTCTCATGAGGACAAATACAGAGCCATTCTGACCGAGGAGGCTATTGAGAGACGAAAGCGGGAATCTGAAGAGCAGATGACCAAGAGCACATCTTCGTCGCAGTCGTCGCGGTCGCTCCACCGACTCTGTAACTCGCCCTCGGAGCACCAGTTCTCCCAGATGACCTACAGAGacctcaagctgctgtctctggagaaggtgatTGAGCTGGAGACTCTTGGGAAGATTTCCCGAGCCAACAACTAccaggagattgtcaactCCATTGCGCAGGATATcaagacgaagaagaaccgaCGTCTTGCTCGACATGCGGAGCTGGATTCTATTGCTCTAACTCTCCAGGGCCTGTCGGAGAAGGAAGCCTACCTGCAGTtgcagctcaagaactACAATGACTACATCGAGCAGGCCATGGCGACTCTTcagaccaagaagggcaagcGAAAGGGTCTTGTTCTGCCCTTTACCAAGCAGTACTTCCATCAGAGAGAGCTGCAAAAGTCTGGCAAGGTGCCCAAGTTTGGCTCTTTTGTCTACTCTGCTCAGGCTCTGATGCAGAAGGGAATTCTTGTGGAGCTCAACGGATACCAGGACAAGGCCCAGGACAAGGTCATGTTCACCTTTTCGTCCGACGAGGTTGGAGTTTTTACAGTGGAGGCTGCCTACGGCGGCATTGCTCTTCCTGgagccaccaccactctgACTCTCGACGATCTGCTGTCACAGCAGTACAacaaccagcagctggtcaaCCTGTTTGACGACATGGTCAAGATGAACACCAACTTGCTGCttcatttcattttcaGAAAGTTTTACCGCGACAACTAG
- a CDS encoding uncharacterized protein (Compare to YALI0B04510g, weakly similar to uniprot|P33417 Saccharomyces cerevisiae YKL032c IXR1 intrastrand crosslink recognition protein and transcription factor), translated as MTSLPSLSVLNLPEPVMNPVAQTQKQTAPHTHSHLTYTHLPVPVGGSGGNGLSQYSFDTKPASVPGHNMTKVVHNMTKVTPNVGNVTHNVGNATHNVGNVAHNTGQVVSNPSHITNTVNLYQIPYSAPTPPSMNPPTPTPSELPASPATQLDSPATSPPMVTLSQHQHPQQTYPTSVPHAPTTMLTPLYTPEASRRNSTEKEYFGVLSQNMPQNMPQNLHLHQQHIQQQLQQQQMHQQQQQQQYYPHGYRQASLSPPQHYHWDNQPQMVGLAPSHELKQKMHKRQVRKRTKTGCMTCRKRRIKCDEAKPSCFNCAKSKRDCMGYALVPM; from the coding sequence ATGACGTCATTGCCTTCTCTATCGGTTCTCAACCTGCCTGAGCCCGTCATGAATCCCGTGGCCCAGACCCAGAAACAGACGGCTCCCCATACCCATTCGCACTTGACATACACCCATCTTCCTGTTCCCGTGGGCGGATCTGGAGGGAATGGTCTCTCTCAGTATTCGTTTGACACGAAACCGGCGTCTGTCCCTGGTCACAACATGACCAAGGTGGTCCACAACATGACCAAGGTGACCCCAAACGTTGGCAATGTCACCCACAACGTTGGCAATGCCACTCACAACGTTGGCAATGTCGCCCACAACACTGGCCAAGTTGTTAGCAACCCCAGTCATATCACCAACACGGTCAACCTCTATCAAATTCCCTACTCGGCACCAACTCCCCCCTCAATGAACCCTCCAACTCCCACTCCCTCGGAGCTCCCTGCCAGTCCCGCGACTCAGCTCGATAGCCCCGCCACCTCGCCACCCATGGTAACTCTCTCTCAGCATCAGCACCCCCAGCAGACGTATCCTACGTCGGTACCTCACGCTCCGACCACAATGCTGACTCCTCTATACACTCCCGAGGCTTCGCGACGCAATTCGACCGAAAAGGAGTACTTTGGGGTCTTGTCGCAAAACATGCCCCAGAACATGCCCCAgaacctccatctccaccagcagcatATCCAACAACAGttgcaacagcagcagatgcaccagcagcaacaacagcaacaataCTACCCCCATGGCTATCGACAAGCGTCCTTGTCACCGCCCCAGCACTACCACTGGGACAACCAGCCTCAAATGGTGGGCCTGGCGCCCTCCCACGAGCTCAAGCAGAAGATGCACAAGCGTCAGGTGCGAAAACGGACCAAGACGGGCTGTATGACGTGCCGCAAGCGTCGCATCAAGTGCGATGAGGCCAAACCCTCCTGTTTCAATTGCGCAAAGTCCAAGCGAGATTGCATGGGTTATGCCCTGGTTCCCATGTAG